Proteins encoded by one window of Streptomyces sp. NBC_01477:
- a CDS encoding TetR family transcriptional regulator, producing MGRWEPNARGRLEQAALELYVERGFGQTTVTEIAKRAGLTERTFFRHFADKREVLFSGSAVLQECLVEAVAGAPDTAAPIDAVAAGLDAVGDLFRDRRPHSVQRQAVIAANSELQERELIKLATLAAAMADALRGRGVTEPGASLVAEAGIAVFRIAFERWIDGAGGEDLTALMRDSLAELKAVTSGA from the coding sequence ATGGGTCGATGGGAGCCGAACGCGCGGGGCCGCCTTGAGCAGGCCGCACTGGAGCTCTATGTCGAACGCGGCTTCGGGCAGACCACGGTGACGGAGATCGCCAAACGGGCGGGCCTCACCGAGCGGACGTTCTTCCGGCACTTCGCCGACAAGCGCGAAGTGCTGTTCTCCGGCTCGGCCGTACTCCAGGAGTGCCTGGTCGAGGCGGTGGCGGGCGCCCCGGACACGGCAGCGCCGATCGACGCGGTCGCCGCGGGCCTCGACGCGGTCGGCGACCTCTTCCGCGACCGCCGCCCGCACTCCGTCCAGCGCCAGGCCGTCATCGCCGCGAATTCCGAACTCCAGGAACGCGAGCTGATCAAGCTCGCCACGCTCGCCGCCGCGATGGCGGACGCCCTGCGCGGGCGCGGCGTCACCGAACCGGGCGCGAGCCTGGTCGCCGAGGCCGGCATCGCGGTCTTCAGGATCGCGTTCGAGCGCTGGATAGACGGCGCCGGAGGCGAGGACCTGACGGCGCTGATGCGGGATTCGCTCGCCGAACTCAAGGCCGTGACCTCCGGCGCCTGA
- a CDS encoding SDR family oxidoreductase has protein sequence MRVFVTGASGWIGSAVVPDLIAAGHQVVGLARSNDSADALAAAGAEVERGTLDDLDVLRRAAAGADGVIHLAFKHDLAFTGHFGAAAEADRLAVDTFGEVLAGSDRPFVIASGTLGLAPGRLATERDGLDTPVDSSGPGVRHATAHATLALASRGVRSSVVRLAPSIHGDGDHGFMATLVAIARDKGVSGYIGDGSQRWPAAHRFDAAQLFALALEKAPAGSVLHGVADEGVPIRDIAEVIGRHLDVPVASVAPDDAADHFTWLAGFLGIDSPVSSALTRELLGWEPTHPGLIEDLDKGHYFQQPTA, from the coding sequence ATGCGTGTTTTCGTCACCGGCGCGTCCGGCTGGATCGGCTCCGCCGTCGTACCCGACCTCATCGCCGCGGGCCACCAGGTCGTCGGCCTCGCCCGCTCGAACGACTCGGCGGACGCTCTCGCCGCGGCCGGGGCCGAGGTGGAGCGCGGCACCCTCGACGACCTCGACGTCCTGCGGCGCGCGGCGGCCGGCGCCGACGGCGTGATCCACCTCGCGTTCAAGCACGACCTCGCCTTCACGGGGCATTTCGGCGCCGCCGCGGAGGCGGACCGGCTGGCCGTCGACACCTTCGGTGAGGTGCTGGCCGGTTCCGACCGGCCGTTCGTCATCGCGTCGGGGACGCTCGGGCTCGCACCCGGTCGCCTGGCGACCGAGAGGGACGGCCTGGACACGCCCGTCGACAGCAGCGGCCCCGGCGTCCGGCACGCCACCGCGCACGCGACGCTCGCGCTCGCGTCCCGCGGGGTCCGCTCGTCCGTCGTGCGCCTCGCCCCGTCGATCCACGGCGACGGCGACCACGGCTTCATGGCGACCCTGGTCGCCATCGCCCGCGACAAGGGCGTTTCCGGCTACATCGGCGACGGGTCGCAGCGCTGGCCCGCGGCACACAGGTTCGACGCCGCGCAGCTGTTCGCGCTGGCGCTGGAGAAGGCCCCCGCGGGCTCGGTCCTGCACGGGGTCGCCGACGAGGGGGTGCCGATCCGCGACATCGCCGAGGTGATCGGCCGCCACCTCGACGTCCCGGTCGCCTCCGTGGCCCCGGACGACGCGGCCGACCACTTCACCTGGCTGGCCGGTTTCCTCGGCATCGACAGCCCCGTGTCGAGCGCGCTCACCCGCGAGCTGCTGGGATGGGAGCCGACGCACCCCGGCCTGATCGAGGACCTCGACAAGGGCCACTACTTCCAGCAGCCGACCGCGTGA
- a CDS encoding SRPBCC family protein yields MPTYSYALAIDAPAPRVWQVLTEVERWPELTASMTSVRGLDGPRVAVGARFEVRQPRLRKAVWTVTRLDEGTAFVWESRAPGVVSSGAHLLEPDGGGTRLTLTLEQSGVLAWPIGLLAGGTVRRYLTLEAEGVRSRSEQPPARP; encoded by the coding sequence GTGCCCACCTACTCGTACGCGCTGGCCATCGACGCCCCGGCGCCGCGGGTCTGGCAGGTGCTCACCGAGGTGGAGCGCTGGCCGGAACTGACCGCTTCCATGACATCCGTGCGCGGCCTCGACGGGCCGCGGGTCGCGGTCGGCGCCCGCTTCGAGGTGCGGCAGCCGAGGCTCCGCAAGGCGGTGTGGACCGTCACGCGGCTCGACGAAGGCACCGCCTTCGTCTGGGAGTCGCGCGCGCCGGGCGTCGTCTCGTCCGGCGCCCACCTGCTGGAGCCGGACGGCGGCGGCACCCGGCTCACCCTGACCCTGGAGCAGTCCGGCGTCCTCGCCTGGCCGATCGGCCTGCTGGCGGGCGGCACCGTCCGCCGCTACCTCACGCTGGAGGCCGAGGGCGTCAGGTCCCGCAGCGAGCAGCCGCCCGCCCGGCCGTAG
- a CDS encoding AraC family transcriptional regulator: MDVLSDVIAVMRTGHPRSALVRHHAPWAREFASAPGSAGLHVVLRGSCVLRPTAAATGRQAVDVGPGDVVFAPRGTAHVLADSPGTAVTAPPCEPGAPPRPAAGADRADGAGPATVLLCGAYRLDPQRTHPLLAALPDLVHLPAAPAGHPEPTAAVRLLAGELERPRLGTDAIVPSLLDALLLYVLRAWYDDAPLRGGRLATGWAAALNDPPVAAGLRAMHRTPAAPWTVERLAREAGLSRAAFARRFTALTGRPPLGYLTWWRMTLAARLLSTSALPLASVAAQVGYTSEFAFAHAFKRWCGMAPGRYRRAHPQDGPHRGRTSPTDGM; this comes from the coding sequence GTGGACGTACTGAGCGATGTGATCGCGGTGATGCGCACCGGACATCCGCGGTCGGCTCTGGTGCGCCATCACGCCCCCTGGGCGCGGGAATTCGCGTCGGCACCGGGGTCGGCCGGACTCCATGTGGTGCTGCGCGGCTCGTGCGTGCTGCGGCCCACCGCCGCGGCCACCGGGCGGCAGGCCGTCGATGTCGGCCCGGGCGATGTGGTGTTCGCGCCGCGCGGCACCGCTCATGTGCTCGCCGACAGCCCGGGCACCGCGGTCACGGCGCCGCCCTGCGAGCCCGGCGCCCCGCCCCGTCCTGCCGCCGGCGCCGACCGGGCGGACGGCGCCGGCCCCGCGACCGTGCTGCTGTGCGGCGCCTACCGCCTCGACCCGCAGCGCACCCATCCGCTGCTCGCGGCGCTGCCCGACCTGGTCCACCTGCCGGCGGCGCCGGCCGGCCACCCGGAACCGACCGCGGCCGTACGCCTGTTGGCCGGTGAGCTGGAGCGCCCGCGGCTCGGTACCGACGCGATCGTGCCGTCACTGCTCGACGCGCTGCTGCTGTACGTCCTGCGTGCGTGGTACGACGACGCGCCGCTGCGGGGCGGCCGGCTGGCGACCGGCTGGGCCGCGGCACTCAACGACCCGCCCGTGGCGGCCGGTTTGCGCGCGATGCACCGGACTCCGGCCGCGCCCTGGACCGTTGAGCGGCTGGCACGCGAGGCGGGCCTGTCGCGGGCGGCCTTCGCCCGGCGCTTCACCGCGCTGACCGGCCGGCCGCCGCTGGGCTATCTGACCTGGTGGCGGATGACGCTGGCGGCCCGGCTGCTGTCGACCTCCGCGCTGCCGCTGGCCTCGGTCGCCGCGCAGGTGGGCTACACCTCGGAATTCGCCTTCGCGCACGCGTTCAAGCGGTGGTGCGGCATGGCGCCGGGCCGCTACCGGCGGGCGCACCCGCAGGACGGTCCGCACCGGGGACGGACCTCACCTACTGACGGTATGTAA
- a CDS encoding cellulose binding domain-containing protein: MRLPARRTWLAALAAVTTALMMALLVIAAPGPARAAGAGFVQRCGTHFCVDGRTTYFAGANSYDLFTFGSGSGDTETQYMDKAAIDSEMANMASDGVTVVRTWMFDHESWHGFEPAKNTMNEQEWAEFDYILYSAAQHGLRVVPAMENYWTAYGGVNTVLGWEGVSTANSGNFFDPAKCAGCLADYEFYVNYALNRVNHYTGVAYKNDPTIFSWELMNEPRYQDETPAENTAGTVFRAWEDKVGAYIKNIDANHMIDNGIEGQGSSYGYGSDNGVPYTYECQSPVIDFCSAHIYPTEGWANLSVSATQTLVAKYITDAHTGAGKPFFLGEFNTSASTRSTYWPAIYSTMEAGNGDADAFWWYMNSSKDGNYGVLHGDAALTYFTAHSNADKAKSGGTTPPTTPPTTPPTTPPTTPPTTPPTTPPTTPPTGACSVGYDINDWGSAFNANVTVTNGGAAINGWSLVFSFPGGQQVTNIWNAVATQSGKQVTAANAPYNAAIAAGGNVTFGFSASSTAGTNGKPTAFTLNGKACTVS; the protein is encoded by the coding sequence ATGAGACTCCCAGCACGACGCACATGGCTGGCGGCCCTCGCCGCGGTGACGACGGCACTGATGATGGCCCTGCTCGTCATCGCGGCCCCCGGCCCCGCGCGGGCCGCGGGGGCCGGCTTCGTCCAGCGCTGCGGCACTCACTTCTGTGTCGACGGGCGCACCACGTACTTCGCCGGCGCCAATTCCTACGACCTGTTCACCTTCGGCAGCGGCTCGGGCGACACCGAGACGCAGTACATGGACAAGGCGGCCATCGACAGCGAGATGGCCAACATGGCCTCGGACGGCGTCACCGTCGTCCGCACCTGGATGTTCGACCACGAGAGCTGGCACGGCTTCGAGCCCGCCAAGAACACCATGAACGAGCAGGAGTGGGCCGAGTTCGACTACATCCTGTACTCGGCGGCGCAGCACGGGCTGCGGGTCGTGCCGGCGATGGAGAACTACTGGACCGCCTACGGCGGCGTGAACACCGTCCTGGGCTGGGAAGGCGTCTCCACCGCCAACTCGGGGAACTTCTTCGACCCCGCCAAGTGCGCCGGCTGCCTCGCCGACTACGAGTTCTACGTCAACTACGCGCTCAACCGGGTCAACCACTACACCGGCGTCGCCTACAAGAACGATCCGACGATCTTCTCCTGGGAGCTGATGAACGAGCCCCGCTACCAGGACGAGACCCCGGCGGAGAACACCGCGGGCACCGTCTTCCGCGCGTGGGAGGACAAGGTCGGCGCGTACATCAAGAACATCGACGCCAACCACATGATCGACAACGGCATCGAGGGACAGGGCAGTTCGTACGGTTACGGCAGCGACAACGGGGTGCCGTACACCTATGAGTGCCAGTCGCCGGTGATCGACTTCTGCTCCGCGCACATCTATCCGACCGAGGGCTGGGCGAACCTGTCGGTGAGCGCCACCCAGACGCTGGTGGCCAAATACATCACCGACGCCCACACCGGCGCGGGGAAGCCCTTCTTCCTGGGGGAGTTCAACACCTCGGCGAGCACCCGCAGCACCTACTGGCCGGCCATCTACAGCACGATGGAGGCGGGCAACGGCGACGCGGACGCCTTCTGGTGGTACATGAACAGCAGCAAGGACGGCAACTACGGGGTCCTGCACGGTGACGCGGCGCTGACCTACTTCACCGCCCACTCCAACGCCGACAAGGCCAAGAGCGGCGGCACCACCCCGCCCACCACCCCGCCGACGACTCCTCCGACGACGCCGCCCACGACCCCGCCCACCACGCCCCCGACGACGCCGCCGACCACCCCGCCCACCGGCGCGTGCTCGGTCGGCTACGACATCAACGACTGGGGCAGCGCCTTCAACGCGAATGTGACCGTCACCAACGGCGGCGCCGCGATCAACGGCTGGTCGCTGGTGTTCAGCTTCCCCGGCGGCCAGCAGGTCACCAACATCTGGAACGCGGTGGCGACCCAGAGCGGCAAGCAGGTCACCGCCGCCAACGCCCCCTACAACGCGGCCATTGCGGCCGGCGGCAACGTCACCTTCGGTTTCAGCGCCTCCTCGACGGCCGGTACGAACGGCAAGCCGACCGCCTTCACCCTCAACGGCAAGGCCTGCACGGTGTCCTGA
- a CDS encoding cellulose binding domain-containing protein, producing MRGSAHPHHPSRRLLAALATAVAAVLVYVLTMLPAPAATPSAAPAADVVGNATHFDGLGQPYGGCGMPQAQLDSPDFVALNVFNTPGDYANYPRPVPPAQSAIKGAWDNGHNCGRWVKVTIGDYCTGTNDGAPGQPFCRNGGWTQDSYNGATLTMLVADSCADANAWCRDDPNHLDLDTASLNHFTQNGSTVTGLPDHWNNRHVSWSYVPAPGYTGDIKIGFLQGAQRYWGAVSVSHLPNGVHGVEYYSAGAWHDAQMNSDMGQSFILNPLTDGGTDFRIRVRDVTDSYVFGGRTYDFSLPAACSGTCSQPYTGVTYTTAGGGTNPPTTPPTTPPTTPPTTPPTTPPTTPPTTPPASGGCTAAVHITSSWSGGFQADVTVLNTGTRQTSGWAVGLTLPSGVQISNIWNAAVDPSAPATTLRNVAYNGTLAPSASTSWGMTLSGANQNLGTPTCTASG from the coding sequence ATGCGCGGATCCGCGCACCCCCACCACCCGTCCCGCAGGCTGCTCGCGGCTCTGGCCACGGCTGTCGCCGCGGTGCTGGTCTACGTGCTGACGATGCTGCCCGCCCCCGCGGCCACCCCGAGCGCGGCCCCGGCGGCCGACGTCGTCGGCAACGCCACCCACTTCGACGGCCTCGGCCAGCCCTACGGCGGCTGCGGCATGCCGCAGGCCCAGCTGGACTCACCGGACTTCGTCGCGCTGAACGTCTTCAACACGCCCGGCGACTACGCGAATTACCCGCGGCCCGTACCGCCCGCCCAGAGCGCGATCAAGGGCGCCTGGGACAATGGCCACAACTGCGGGCGCTGGGTGAAGGTCACCATCGGCGACTACTGCACCGGCACCAACGACGGCGCACCCGGCCAGCCCTTCTGCCGCAACGGCGGTTGGACCCAGGACTCCTACAACGGCGCGACCCTCACCATGCTGGTCGCCGACAGCTGCGCGGACGCCAACGCCTGGTGCCGGGACGACCCGAACCACCTGGACCTCGACACCGCGTCACTCAACCACTTCACGCAGAACGGCAGTACGGTGACCGGGCTCCCGGACCACTGGAACAACCGCCATGTGTCGTGGAGTTACGTCCCCGCTCCCGGCTACACCGGTGACATCAAGATCGGCTTCCTCCAGGGCGCCCAGCGCTACTGGGGCGCGGTCTCGGTCTCCCACCTGCCCAACGGCGTGCACGGTGTGGAGTATTACTCCGCCGGGGCCTGGCACGACGCGCAGATGAACAGCGACATGGGCCAGTCGTTCATCCTGAACCCGCTCACCGACGGCGGCACGGACTTCAGGATCCGGGTGCGGGATGTCACCGACAGCTACGTCTTCGGCGGCCGGACCTACGACTTCTCCCTGCCCGCGGCATGCTCGGGCACCTGCTCGCAGCCGTACACCGGCGTCACCTACACGACCGCGGGCGGCGGCACGAACCCGCCGACCACGCCCCCGACCACTCCTCCCACGACCCCGCCCACCACGCCTCCGACCACGCCCCCCACGACGCCCCCCACCACCCCGCCGGCGTCGGGCGGCTGCACCGCGGCCGTCCACATCACCAGCTCCTGGTCGGGCGGCTTCCAGGCCGATGTCACGGTGCTCAACACCGGCACCCGGCAGACCAGCGGCTGGGCCGTCGGGCTGACGCTGCCGTCGGGCGTGCAGATCAGCAACATCTGGAACGCGGCCGTCGACCCGTCGGCGCCGGCCACCACGCTGCGCAACGTCGCCTACAACGGCACGCTCGCCCCTTCGGCCAGTACGTCCTGGGGCATGACGCTCAGCGGCGCGAACCAGAACCTCGGCACCCCGACCTGTACGGCATCGGGGTGA